A single window of Bacteroidota bacterium DNA harbors:
- a CDS encoding PorP/SprF family type IX secretion system membrane protein, whose product MKKIIKAFFVFLIAFGNVAKAQDFHLSLYDCAPLFLNPAMTGVIDAKFRVHAQYRNQWNSVAYKPFNTALISADMPKGKWGFGIQVINMRAGIGNYNVFQAMLSAGYTVPLDKKKSHHISFGLQGGFTQKSVEYKLYTWDNQYTGANGGSFNTEVSSNENFKRQSQMLPQLNAGVLYYYAKQQSRINPFLGVSGFNLTRPKETFFDQANYLPIRVYTHAGVRINVSELLFAIPKILIMNQGKAFEQTYALDAGYFFKNDKFFLLAGFTYRAKDASIVYAGLRKDNYIFKLGYDFNTSTLKTASKTRGAFELSFTYLAGKKSVTEIKNCPRL is encoded by the coding sequence ATGAAAAAAATTATAAAAGCATTCTTCGTATTTCTAATAGCGTTTGGCAATGTAGCCAAGGCACAGGACTTTCATTTATCATTATACGATTGCGCGCCATTATTTTTAAATCCGGCTATGACGGGTGTTATTGATGCGAAATTCCGTGTGCACGCTCAATACAGAAATCAATGGAACTCTGTTGCATATAAACCTTTTAATACGGCTTTAATTAGTGCAGATATGCCAAAAGGAAAATGGGGCTTCGGAATTCAGGTAATCAATATGCGTGCCGGTATAGGAAATTACAATGTGTTTCAGGCTATGCTGTCTGCTGGGTATACAGTGCCATTGGATAAAAAGAAATCACATCATATATCTTTCGGATTGCAAGGTGGTTTTACACAAAAGTCGGTAGAATACAAATTATATACCTGGGACAATCAATATACCGGTGCTAATGGAGGATCATTCAATACAGAAGTTTCCAGTAATGAAAACTTCAAGCGTCAATCTCAAATGTTACCGCAATTAAATGCGGGCGTTTTATATTATTATGCAAAGCAGCAGTCGCGCATCAATCCGTTTTTAGGTGTTTCCGGCTTTAATTTAACCCGACCTAAAGAAACTTTTTTTGATCAAGCAAACTACTTACCAATTCGTGTTTACACTCATGCGGGTGTACGTATTAATGTAAGTGAGTTGCTTTTTGCGATTCCTAAAATTTTAATTATGAATCAAGGCAAAGCATTTGAACAAACCTATGCGTTGGATGCAGGTTATTTCTTTAAAAATGATAAATTCTTTTTATTAGCAGGATTTACCTATCGAGCTAAAGATGCAAGCATAGTTTATGCGGGCTTAAGAAAAGATAATTATATTTTTAAATTGGGTTATGATTTTAATACATCCACATTAAAAACAGCTTCAAAAACCAGAGGTGCGTTTGAATTATCATTTACCTATTTAGCCGGTAAGAAAAGTGTAACCGAAATTAAAAACTGTCCTCGTTTATAG
- a CDS encoding PKD domain-containing protein, with protein sequence MKKIKLIVLFLIFIMKSFTSLAQIDTVFWFAAPWVTPDHTWRDAVKMHISGPSGTTVRIRQPAAILPNKYDTTFTIPASGFFDYTFWRDAAAGVTNFGYDSLESRPANAVRPYGLKVTSSREITIVYDVVTRANTFYNPETFSLKGRNGLGTEFVCPFQNNWFNQVLGGDLNGDGVITQPRQQINIVATLPNTVVWITPKCNVVGHVANLTYSVLMNTGDVYTVENVTGATNVAGQNLGGTIVVSNNPISVTVADDSVRNPGGGCHDLIGDQIVPVDVVGKEYIANKGFMFPASQESIFVVATDNFTQITIDDGTATTYSINKGDVQRYTITQPLTHITANKNVYLWQTTGYGCESGAAILPPINCAGSDSVTFTRNNNQPFLLNILCKTNGAINTPANFLLNGSSTLVPASAFTLVPGTGGAWQGAQIQFNTTQIPVNSANLLSNSTDVFAMGVINGNTSTGGLFHYMSSFKRKIYSYAGNDMSYCTGTNSVITLNGAINGGASTGIWSVMNGTTAISLPSSAYTSTVTNINATYTLTPTDTTQSQIKFVLLSTGNCDNVADTVVLFIRKSPAVEAGPGMTICKNNIPTINITGSVLFATGGNWTTSGSGVFGNPTSYTTTYVPSPSDLSAGSVKLVLTSAGSIFGCPNTNDSLLLTFTNPPTVNAGADINVCTNSPTVNLNGSVGGPTSSGLWTTLGSGAFSPNDTLMSTTYILSPNDLTQSSLVITLTSQNNGNCNAVKDSITVFVTPKPVVLAGNNDTICASAGVIALTGTVTGSALTGTWTTSGTGAFNNAGILNPNYTMSGADTLAGVVQFILTSTGGICPPESDTVTYVILKAPLVAAGPDTSFCNNGIVQLNGLVSGFTTTGQWISTGTGTFVPNNTSLNAAYFPSTSDVINGSVKFILESTNNKGCSPKRDSLTVTFIPSPTANFSFSVACATKPVQFTDLSVGSVSNYSWNFGDGGTAISQNPFHSYTLANTYSVTFIVTSNNGCKDTVVKNVTVYNLPYANFTYGPACQGQLIQFQDSSLSGVDVITNWNWNFADGGISTSANPVHTYTASGIYNVNLNVTTDKGCTDSINIAVNVRPRPNAFFALTNNPTLAQELVYFTDFSTPAPTIVNWNWDFGDGGGASSQNPTNIYQNQGNYTITLVVTDNFGCSDTSRKEISVTLLPLVPTAFSPNGDNNNDLLFVKGGPFENMNFRIYNNWGELIFETTDQKVGWDGKYKGQDAPIGVYVWVLDVDMFNNKSVRKTGDVTLLR encoded by the coding sequence ATGAAAAAAATTAAGCTCATCGTATTATTTTTAATCTTTATAATGAAGTCGTTTACTTCATTAGCACAGATTGACACCGTATTTTGGTTTGCGGCACCGTGGGTTACTCCCGATCACACTTGGCGCGATGCGGTAAAAATGCATATTTCAGGTCCGTCAGGTACTACTGTCCGTATTCGACAGCCAGCCGCTATTTTACCAAATAAATATGATACAACATTTACTATTCCTGCTTCAGGTTTTTTTGATTATACCTTTTGGAGAGATGCCGCTGCAGGTGTTACTAACTTTGGATATGATTCCTTAGAATCACGACCGGCAAATGCAGTACGTCCTTACGGATTAAAAGTTACTTCTTCACGAGAAATTACAATTGTATATGACGTTGTAACTAGAGCAAATACATTTTACAATCCGGAAACTTTTTCCTTGAAAGGAAGGAATGGTTTAGGAACCGAATTCGTCTGTCCATTTCAAAATAACTGGTTCAATCAGGTTTTAGGAGGAGATTTAAATGGTGATGGCGTAATTACTCAACCGCGACAGCAAATTAATATTGTAGCTACCTTACCAAATACGGTTGTTTGGATAACTCCAAAATGTAATGTGGTTGGACATGTGGCAAATCTTACCTATAGTGTACTCATGAATACCGGCGATGTGTATACAGTTGAAAATGTAACCGGAGCAACAAATGTTGCCGGACAAAATTTAGGTGGAACCATTGTTGTGTCTAATAATCCAATTTCTGTTACAGTTGCCGACGACTCAGTCCGAAATCCGGGTGGCGGTTGCCACGATCTAATCGGTGATCAAATTGTACCGGTTGATGTAGTGGGTAAAGAGTATATCGCCAATAAAGGGTTTATGTTTCCTGCATCTCAGGAAAGTATTTTTGTGGTAGCTACTGATAATTTTACTCAAATCACAATCGATGACGGAACTGCTACAACATATAGCATAAATAAAGGAGATGTTCAGCGATATACAATTACGCAACCGCTTACTCATATTACGGCTAACAAGAATGTGTATTTATGGCAAACTACTGGTTATGGTTGCGAATCAGGCGCAGCGATTCTACCTCCTATTAACTGTGCAGGTTCCGACTCTGTTACATTCACACGTAATAATAATCAACCGTTTTTGTTAAACATTTTATGTAAAACTAATGGTGCAATCAATACTCCTGCTAATTTTTTACTAAATGGATCTTCAACACTTGTACCGGCATCTGCATTTACACTAGTACCAGGTACAGGAGGAGCATGGCAAGGCGCACAAATCCAATTCAACACTACTCAAATTCCTGTTAACTCTGCAAACCTTCTTTCAAACAGTACAGATGTGTTTGCGATGGGTGTAATTAACGGTAATACTTCTACCGGAGGTTTGTTTCATTATATGTCTTCATTTAAACGTAAGATTTATTCCTATGCAGGAAATGATATGAGTTATTGTACCGGGACAAATAGCGTAATTACTTTAAATGGTGCAATTAATGGTGGCGCTTCAACCGGTATATGGTCGGTTATGAATGGAACAACAGCCATTAGTTTACCTTCAAGTGCATATACTTCAACTGTTACAAATATTAATGCTACTTATACTTTAACTCCAACTGATACCACTCAATCACAAATAAAATTCGTTTTATTATCGACCGGTAATTGCGATAATGTGGCCGATACAGTGGTCTTATTTATTCGTAAATCGCCGGCCGTTGAAGCCGGTCCCGGTATGACTATTTGTAAGAACAATATTCCTACAATAAACATCACAGGTTCTGTTTTATTCGCTACAGGAGGAAATTGGACAACATCCGGTAGCGGAGTTTTTGGAAATCCAACTTCGTATACAACAACCTATGTACCTTCTCCTTCTGATTTATCAGCGGGTTCGGTTAAATTGGTTTTAACTTCTGCCGGTAGTATTTTCGGTTGTCCAAACACGAATGATTCTTTACTACTTACGTTCACCAACCCTCCTACAGTTAATGCGGGCGCCGATATTAATGTGTGTACGAATAGCCCAACTGTAAATTTAAATGGTTCGGTAGGCGGACCGACTAGTTCAGGTTTATGGACAACACTCGGCTCCGGCGCGTTTTCTCCGAACGATACTTTAATGTCAACTACCTATATTTTAAGTCCGAATGATTTAACTCAATCTTCATTAGTAATTACATTAACCTCACAAAATAATGGTAATTGTAACGCGGTAAAAGATAGTATTACTGTGTTTGTTACACCAAAGCCTGTGGTGCTAGCGGGTAATAACGATACTATTTGCGCAAGTGCGGGTGTTATTGCGCTAACGGGAACTGTCACAGGTTCCGCTTTAACGGGTACTTGGACAACAAGCGGAACAGGTGCGTTTAATAACGCGGGTATTTTAAATCCAAATTACACAATGAGCGGGGCGGATACATTAGCTGGTGTTGTACAATTTATTTTAACTTCTACTGGCGGAATTTGTCCGCCGGAAAGCGATACTGTTACGTATGTTATTTTAAAAGCGCCTTTAGTGGCTGCAGGACCAGATACAAGTTTCTGTAACAATGGAATTGTACAATTGAATGGGTTGGTAAGTGGATTTACGACAACAGGGCAATGGATTTCAACCGGAACAGGAACGTTTGTTCCAAATAATACATCTTTAAACGCAGCGTATTTCCCGAGTACGTCAGATGTTATAAACGGAAGTGTTAAGTTTATATTAGAATCAACTAATAATAAAGGCTGTTCTCCGAAGCGAGATTCTTTAACAGTAACTTTTATACCATCACCAACGGCTAATTTTAGTTTTTCAGTGGCATGTGCTACAAAGCCTGTACAGTTTACAGATTTGTCAGTAGGCTCTGTATCTAACTACAGTTGGAATTTCGGAGACGGCGGTACCGCGATTTCACAAAATCCGTTTCACAGTTACACCTTAGCAAATACATATTCTGTGACGTTTATTGTTACGTCTAACAACGGATGTAAAGACACCGTTGTGAAAAACGTAACAGTCTATAATTTACCATATGCGAATTTTACGTACGGACCTGCTTGTCAGGGACAACTTATACAGTTTCAAGATTCTTCTTTATCGGGTGTTGACGTGATTACAAATTGGAATTGGAATTTTGCAGATGGAGGAATAAGCACTTCTGCAAATCCGGTTCATACGTATACAGCATCAGGAATATATAACGTTAACTTGAATGTTACTACTGACAAGGGGTGCACCGATTCAATTAATATAGCTGTGAATGTAAGACCGCGACCAAATGCATTTTTTGCTTTAACCAATAATCCTACTCTGGCGCAAGAACTTGTTTACTTCACCGATTTCAGTACGCCCGCGCCTACCATTGTAAATTGGAATTGGGATTTTGGTGATGGAGGAGGTGCGAGTTCGCAAAACCCAACCAACATCTATCAAAATCAAGGTAACTATACAATTACTTTAGTTGTTACTGATAATTTCGGATGCTCTGATACATCACGTAAGGAAATCTCTGTAACCTTATTACCATTGGTACCAACAGCCTTCTCTCCGAATGGCGATAACAACAACGATTTATTATTTGTGAAAGGTGGTCCGTTTGAAAATATGAATTTTAGAATTTACAATAACTGGGGAGAATTAATATTTGAAACTACCGATCAAAAAGTGGGATGGGATGGGAAGTATAAAGGTCAGGACGCTCCAATCGGTGTTTATGTTTGGGTGTTGGATGTAGATATGTTTAATAATAAATCGGTACGCAAAACTGGTGATGTAACCTTATTGAGATAA
- a CDS encoding type IX secretion system membrane protein PorP/SprF, whose product MKKIHKIIAIVLLATGASSLSAQQQNLYSNYLLNAYAYNSGVIGSQDYIQANLFYRNQWVGFEGSPRTYMLSMYGPLKKLKNASIGGMINSDQTGLMTSNTGYLTFAYSVKLNKKLKLALGLSGGLKQYRVKLYDARTYDQGDEYLTGTILTANTFDANAGLYLHGEKFFLGLSSMNMLNNRVNWQADKGRLTPHYYVMVGYKIKVKSDYEITPSVLVKYNAPAPVQLEYSLRVTYKNWIWLGASYRNNDAVAAMVGAKLMKKLNIAYAYDFTTSKLRNYNSGSHEISISYNFIKKKSITAVDEEEFKIIDNSVKQNLKNKKPVLGEEKKDDSQGAPPKKEEKKEPEVKKEEKQSEETTPKTEENKPE is encoded by the coding sequence ATGAAGAAGATACACAAAATTATAGCAATCGTTTTGTTAGCGACCGGCGCTTCTTCATTAAGCGCGCAACAACAAAATTTATACTCCAATTATTTACTTAATGCTTACGCATACAATTCAGGAGTCATAGGTTCACAAGATTATATTCAAGCCAATTTGTTTTATCGCAACCAATGGGTTGGATTTGAAGGCTCTCCTAGAACATATATGCTTTCTATGTATGGTCCGCTAAAAAAATTAAAAAATGCATCGATTGGAGGAATGATAAACTCTGATCAAACCGGATTAATGACTTCAAATACAGGATATCTTACGTTTGCCTATAGCGTTAAGTTAAACAAAAAGCTCAAACTGGCATTAGGTTTATCCGGAGGACTAAAACAATACCGTGTAAAATTATATGATGCCAGGACGTATGATCAGGGCGACGAATATTTAACAGGAACAATTTTAACAGCCAATACTTTTGATGCGAACGCCGGTTTGTATTTGCATGGAGAAAAATTCTTCCTGGGATTATCCAGCATGAATATGTTGAATAATCGTGTGAATTGGCAAGCTGATAAAGGTCGATTAACCCCGCATTATTACGTAATGGTAGGTTATAAAATAAAAGTAAAATCAGATTATGAAATAACACCATCTGTCTTAGTAAAATATAATGCACCAGCTCCTGTTCAATTGGAATATTCATTACGTGTTACCTATAAAAACTGGATTTGGTTAGGCGCATCGTATCGTAATAATGATGCCGTAGCAGCAATGGTTGGTGCGAAGCTTATGAAAAAGTTAAACATAGCTTATGCCTATGATTTTACAACTTCTAAACTTAGAAATTATAATTCAGGCAGTCACGAAATTTCTATTAGCTACAACTTCATTAAAAAGAAATCAATTACTGCCGTTGATGAAGAAGAATTTAAAATTATTGATAATAGTGTAAAACAAAACTTGAAGAATAAAAAGCCTGTATTGGGGGAAGAGAAGAAAGATGATTCGCAGGGCGCACCGCCTAAGAAAGAAGAAAAGAAAGAACCGGAAGTTAAAAAAGAGGAAAAACAATCGGAAGAGACAACTCCTAAGACAGAAGAAAACAAACCTGAATAA
- a CDS encoding PCMD domain-containing protein: MKKIFTLLSFSLTTLAFGQTTILNGGFETWGGNPSPGVSTEPNNWYSNKSGSGLASSGPQTCYQDMTIKNTGTSSARIETKYFFLAVVNGNMTTGIVCAPSSNKAEGYIGTLNPNSATDIRRMAFVGRPDSLVGWYQYTQATSGTNPTNEQGKVRAILHTGHYYDPEVPVNSNHPNLSANKIGDALFLTAKANNTTWKRFSVPFTYASAAMPAYIMINVTSSADQMTSAPGSSGSGSKLWLDDLAVVYNPTSVNESVVPEGNIRVYSFDKIIYVDFTARKSNESTLNIFDITGKQVASHKIEGDKLNAIDFSAMTAGVYLYELSGAGVSKTGKLVIE, encoded by the coding sequence ATGAAAAAAATCTTTACTCTTTTATCATTTTCACTTACTACTTTGGCTTTTGGTCAAACAACAATTTTAAATGGCGGCTTTGAAACTTGGGGAGGGAATCCATCTCCCGGTGTAAGTACAGAACCAAATAATTGGTATTCCAATAAATCAGGTTCAGGCTTGGCCTCATCAGGTCCGCAAACCTGTTATCAGGATATGACCATTAAAAATACAGGAACTTCTTCTGCACGTATTGAAACAAAATATTTTTTTTTAGCCGTAGTAAATGGAAATATGACAACCGGAATTGTTTGCGCACCCAGTTCAAACAAAGCTGAAGGTTACATCGGAACTTTAAATCCAAACAGCGCTACAGATATTCGCCGAATGGCATTTGTTGGTCGTCCGGATAGTTTAGTAGGATGGTATCAATATACGCAAGCAACAAGCGGTACAAACCCAACCAACGAGCAAGGTAAAGTAAGAGCTATTTTGCATACCGGACATTATTACGATCCTGAAGTTCCTGTAAATAGCAATCATCCTAATTTATCTGCAAATAAAATTGGTGACGCTTTGTTTTTAACTGCAAAAGCTAATAATACAACATGGAAGCGTTTCAGTGTTCCGTTTACATACGCAAGTGCGGCCATGCCGGCCTACATCATGATAAATGTAACTTCTTCTGCTGATCAAATGACATCTGCACCTGGTTCTTCAGGAAGCGGTTCAAAATTATGGTTAGATGATTTAGCAGTAGTTTATAATCCTACCAGTGTAAACGAATCAGTGGTGCCTGAAGGAAACATCCGTGTTTACTCATTCGATAAAATTATTTACGTTGATTTCACTGCAAGAAAATCAAATGAATCAACTTTAAATATTTTTGACATTACAGGTAAGCAAGTTGCTAGTCACAAAATTGAAGGCGATAAATTAAACGCTATCGATTTTAGCGCTATGACAGCAGGTGTATATTTATATGAACTTTCAGGTGCAGGTGTTTCTAAAACCGGAAAATTAGTTATTGAATAA
- a CDS encoding OmpA family protein produces the protein MKYYPRYIIGCLKASLLLLFFFSMNSYGQSKKLWMIEGENAYAKKDYASAAYFYSKVLDDTTILETFVLPYEAQMVNLRIKNLIKVPELKLKNPFKKDSTSVTNTTDSTKKPKTEYKPMNSIDYVYYKLGHSYFLNSDYNHAAKIFKVCVERNSYPDARFYHALSLMSVKKHKEALDEFEAFVTSNPDNDSLKKVAQKKEASCYFALDSMTNVRRAVKVKLMDTLIFNKGTSNFAPMYYLSPNKIIFTSARRNGVVNDPEKQDSKFLCDLYYSECLDSIWQRPVNFGRPVNSALHEGAGYVTPDDVMLFTRWSDANREETFIYMAKMTDGKFFEAFKLNQNVNVAGYKSMQPFVNFDGTHLFFSSNRPGGLGGFDIWCSVIDENGFIGPAKNLGAPINTPGDEVSPFFHAVSSTLYFSSSGLPGMGGLDVFKSYFNSDDSVYTFPKNMGGPVNSSKDDAYFIMERTQQRGFFASDRKDCENGHCYNIYEFVNEPIHFDISGYVFDAQTNDPIEGALVTIRDVHGEDEPFFVVSDDKGYYFSELKPDKEYFMKAQKNKYFADAASVATKGKSETTHFEQDFFLNKIPDSEIEIEGIEYDFDKATLRPKSKENMDKIVDLLNLNDNLSIMINSHTDSRGSDDYNLRLSQARAQSCVDYLISKGIKKERLIAKGWGETDPLIKQDAIDKMVPKSEEFEAAHQKNRRTAFKVIGETDINIINKTK, from the coding sequence ATGAAATATTATCCCCGTTATATCATTGGTTGTTTAAAGGCATCTTTATTATTGCTTTTTTTCTTTAGTATGAACTCTTATGGTCAATCCAAAAAGCTTTGGATGATTGAAGGTGAAAATGCCTATGCTAAAAAAGATTACGCCTCGGCGGCTTACTTTTATTCTAAAGTACTTGACGACACAACCATTCTCGAAACTTTTGTTTTACCCTATGAGGCACAGATGGTGAACCTTCGAATTAAGAATTTGATCAAGGTTCCTGAACTAAAACTTAAAAATCCTTTCAAAAAGGATAGCACCTCTGTGACAAACACTACAGATAGCACTAAGAAGCCGAAGACGGAGTATAAACCAATGAATAGTATCGATTATGTTTATTATAAGTTGGGTCATTCATACTTTTTAAATTCCGATTATAATCATGCAGCTAAAATTTTTAAGGTATGCGTTGAACGAAATTCTTATCCGGACGCTCGTTTTTATCATGCCCTCTCTTTAATGAGTGTGAAAAAACACAAGGAAGCATTAGATGAATTTGAAGCTTTCGTTACATCTAATCCCGATAACGATTCGTTAAAGAAAGTAGCGCAGAAGAAGGAAGCTAGTTGTTATTTTGCTTTAGACTCTATGACAAATGTTCGACGTGCCGTTAAGGTAAAATTGATGGATACCCTTATTTTTAATAAAGGAACGTCCAACTTTGCGCCGATGTATTATTTGAGTCCGAATAAAATCATTTTCACTAGCGCACGACGTAATGGAGTAGTAAATGATCCGGAGAAGCAAGATTCTAAATTTTTATGTGACCTTTATTATTCAGAGTGTTTAGATAGTATTTGGCAGCGTCCGGTGAATTTTGGTCGCCCAGTAAATTCTGCACTGCATGAAGGTGCTGGTTATGTAACACCTGATGATGTGATGCTATTTACGAGGTGGAGTGATGCCAACCGTGAGGAAACGTTTATTTACATGGCTAAAATGACTGATGGTAAATTCTTCGAAGCATTTAAGCTCAATCAAAATGTGAATGTGGCCGGATACAAATCCATGCAGCCATTCGTTAACTTCGATGGCACTCATTTGTTTTTCTCGTCTAATCGTCCGGGTGGTTTAGGAGGATTTGATATTTGGTGCAGTGTAATTGATGAAAATGGATTTATCGGCCCTGCAAAGAATTTAGGTGCGCCAATTAATACACCGGGTGATGAGGTGTCGCCTTTCTTCCACGCGGTATCAAGCACCTTATACTTTAGTTCAAGCGGATTACCAGGCATGGGCGGATTAGATGTGTTTAAGTCATACTTTAATTCCGACGACTCTGTATATACATTTCCAAAAAACATGGGAGGTCCTGTGAACTCCAGTAAGGATGATGCTTACTTCATCATGGAGAGAACACAACAACGCGGTTTCTTTGCCAGTGATAGAAAAGATTGTGAAAATGGGCATTGTTATAATATTTATGAGTTTGTTAATGAGCCCATTCATTTTGATATCAGCGGTTATGTGTTTGATGCGCAAACAAACGATCCGATAGAAGGAGCCTTAGTTACCATTCGCGATGTACATGGGGAAGATGAGCCTTTCTTTGTAGTGTCGGACGATAAGGGATATTATTTTTCTGAATTAAAGCCGGATAAAGAATATTTTATGAAGGCGCAGAAAAACAAATACTTTGCAGATGCGGCGAGCGTGGCTACAAAAGGTAAATCGGAGACAACACATTTTGAACAAGACTTCTTCTTAAATAAAATTCCTGACAGTGAAATTGAAATTGAAGGTATTGAATATGATTTCGACAAAGCAACACTTCGTCCGAAATCAAAAGAAAACATGGATAAAATTGTTGATCTCTTAAACTTGAACGATAACCTTTCCATCATGATTAACTCACATACCGATTCTCGTGGAAGTGATGATTATAACTTGCGTTTATCACAGGCGCGTGCACAATCTTGCGTAGATTATTTGATCTCTAAAGGGATAAAAAAGGAAAGGTTAATTGCTAAAGGTTGGGGTGAAACAGACCCGTTGATTAAGCAGGATGCTATTGATAAAATGGTGCCTAAGAGTGAAGAGTTTGAAGCGGCTCATCAGAAGAACCGACGAACCGCCTTTAAGGTTATAGGAGAGACAGATATTAACATTATTAACAAGACTAAGTAA